The Candidatus Methylomirabilota bacterium genome includes a window with the following:
- a CDS encoding M48 family metallopeptidase yields MSAWRDKEEFKARVLEWADRLGVKTQALALRPMRNKWASCSTAGNLNFNTDLLALDRKIGDYIIVHELLHFSVPNHGKLWKSLMRAHLGNYEKQEEALGRVTGLGDR; encoded by the coding sequence ATGAGTGCCTGGCGCGACAAAGAGGAGTTTAAGGCCCGTGTGCTGGAATGGGCCGATAGGCTGGGCGTGAAAACGCAGGCGCTGGCCCTGCGCCCAATGCGAAACAAATGGGCGTCGTGCTCCACGGCGGGGAACCTGAACTTTAACACCGATCTGCTGGCACTGGATCGCAAGATCGGCGACTATATCATCGTCCACGAACTTCTGCATTTCTCCGTCCCGAACCACGGCAAGCTTTGGAAGAGCCTCATGCGGGCGCATCTGGGGAACTACGAGAAGCAGGAAGAAGCATTAGGCAGGGTGACCGGTCTGGGAGATAGGTAA
- the glk gene encoding glucokinase → MILAGDIGGTKTVIGLFEEAGNRLHAIREGTFSSQSYSMLEEILSQFLGSGSHPSLRVACFGVAGPVIEGRTKATNLPWELDERNLATALCVPQVKLLNDLEAAAYGMLHLEPTDLRVLQPGLTRKSNIAVIAAGTGLGEAILYWDETRYHPIATEGGHADFAPCSDLEVDLLGYLQKEFGHVSYERVLSGPGLFNIYRFLLARSEVPEPEWLQKRIAEGDPGTVVSEIGLAEEHPLCTEALELFCSVYGAEAGNLALKAFAIGGVYVGGGIAPKILPKLQDGTFTRAFADKGRFADLLRSIEVKVTLNLRVPLIGAAHYGLKLAEERI, encoded by the coding sequence ATGATCCTGGCCGGCGACATCGGGGGAACAAAGACCGTTATCGGCCTGTTTGAAGAGGCTGGTAACAGGCTGCACGCTATCCGCGAAGGCACGTTCTCCAGCCAGAGTTACAGCATGCTCGAGGAAATCCTCAGCCAATTTCTGGGATCTGGATCTCACCCCTCACTCCGCGTGGCCTGCTTCGGGGTGGCCGGACCGGTGATCGAAGGAAGGACCAAAGCGACAAACCTCCCCTGGGAGTTGGATGAGCGCAACCTGGCGACAGCCCTTTGCGTTCCGCAAGTAAAGCTTCTCAACGATCTGGAGGCGGCAGCTTACGGGATGCTCCACCTCGAGCCGACCGACCTGCGTGTGCTTCAGCCGGGTCTTACGCGCAAAAGCAACATTGCCGTCATCGCGGCGGGGACAGGTTTGGGGGAGGCGATCCTGTATTGGGACGAGACGCGTTATCATCCCATTGCCACCGAGGGGGGCCATGCCGACTTCGCCCCCTGCAGCGATCTTGAAGTAGACCTGCTAGGCTATCTGCAAAAGGAGTTCGGCCACGTCAGCTACGAGCGCGTACTATCCGGACCGGGGCTCTTCAACATCTATCGGTTCCTCCTGGCGCGCAGCGAGGTCCCGGAGCCTGAGTGGCTGCAAAAACGGATCGCCGAAGGCGATCCGGGCACGGTAGTTTCGGAGATTGGGCTCGCAGAGGAACATCCACTCTGCACTGAAGCGCTCGAACTTTTTTGCTCCGTATACGGAGCGGAGGCGGGGAATCTGGCCCTGAAGGCATTTGCCATCGGTGGGGTGTATGTCGGGGGCGGGATCGCGCCAAAGATCTTGCCCAAGCTCCAAGACGGTACGTTCACCCGCGCTTTTGCCGACAAGGGGCGTTTCGCCGACCTGCTTCGCTCGATCGAAGTAAAGGTTACATTAAACCTACGTGTGCCTCTGATCGGCGCCGCGCACTATGGCCTCAAGCTGGCAGAAGAGCGCATATAG
- the zwf gene encoding glucose-6-phosphate dehydrogenase encodes MAPAQILTETITQPSRYQVPEGCALVIFGASGDLTRRKLLPALYALAHDALLPDRFAVIGFARREKDHEAFRDEMRGAVEQFSRLHPLNAEVWDRLARGLYYVAASFEDPAGYERLRVLLTDVDRQHGTSGNRLYYLATPPAAYTEIVARLGAAGLVSEIWDGPHDTVPAPKSHGCCRIIVEKPFGRDLATARALNAEIHHVFREPQIYRIDHYLGKETVQNILTFRFGNSIFEPLWNRRYVDHVQLLVAEDLGVEGRGSYYDSAGALRDMVQNHMLQLLSLVAMEPPATFEPDAVRDEKVKVLRAIRPVPAERADDTTVRAQYISGQLHGKKIAAYADEPEVAAETAVETFVALRLEIDNWRWAGVPFFLRTGKALSKRVTEVTIQYRQPPLLLFQQAAHASHESQDIVKPNRLTLRIQPDEGISLRVGLKPPGPHISLVPARLGFSYREAFGVDPEEAYERLLLDCMLGDSTLFIRRDEVESAWALVTPVVEAWAAAGRTGLAYYPAGSWGPKEADRFIETDGREWVNP; translated from the coding sequence ATGGCCCCTGCGCAGATCCTGACCGAGACGATCACTCAACCTTCCCGCTACCAGGTGCCGGAAGGGTGTGCGCTGGTCATCTTCGGCGCATCCGGCGACCTGACCAGGCGTAAGCTCCTGCCCGCCCTGTACGCGCTGGCGCACGACGCGCTGCTCCCTGACCGGTTTGCGGTGATCGGGTTCGCGAGACGAGAGAAAGACCACGAAGCGTTCCGCGACGAGATGCGCGGGGCAGTGGAACAGTTTTCTCGCCTTCACCCGCTCAACGCCGAGGTGTGGGACCGTCTGGCGCGTGGCCTCTACTATGTCGCGGCCTCATTCGAGGATCCTGCCGGGTACGAGCGGCTCCGCGTCCTCCTGACTGATGTGGATCGCCAACACGGGACCAGCGGTAATCGACTCTACTACCTGGCCACACCCCCTGCGGCCTATACGGAGATCGTAGCCCGACTGGGGGCCGCCGGACTGGTGAGCGAGATCTGGGACGGTCCGCACGACACGGTCCCTGCGCCGAAGAGCCATGGCTGTTGCCGGATCATCGTCGAAAAGCCGTTCGGACGGGACTTGGCGACGGCGAGAGCCTTGAACGCCGAAATCCATCACGTCTTTCGCGAACCACAGATCTACCGAATCGACCACTACCTCGGCAAGGAAACCGTCCAGAACATCCTGACCTTTCGTTTCGGCAACAGCATCTTCGAACCGTTGTGGAACCGGCGGTATGTCGACCACGTCCAGCTCCTGGTCGCGGAGGACCTGGGCGTGGAGGGTCGAGGCAGCTATTACGACAGCGCCGGTGCCCTGCGAGACATGGTGCAAAACCATATGCTGCAGCTTCTGTCGCTGGTCGCCATGGAGCCGCCCGCCACATTCGAGCCTGACGCGGTCCGCGACGAGAAGGTTAAGGTCCTGCGAGCGATCCGTCCCGTCCCGGCAGAGCGCGCCGACGACACCACTGTCCGGGCGCAGTACATCAGCGGCCAACTTCACGGGAAGAAGATTGCGGCTTATGCCGACGAGCCTGAGGTTGCGGCGGAGACAGCGGTAGAGACTTTCGTTGCGCTGCGCCTGGAGATCGATAACTGGCGCTGGGCGGGCGTGCCGTTTTTCTTGCGGACCGGCAAGGCGCTCTCGAAGCGGGTCACCGAGGTCACCATCCAGTACCGCCAACCGCCGCTGCTCTTGTTTCAACAGGCGGCCCATGCGAGCCATGAGAGCCAGGATATCGTGAAGCCAAACCGACTCACCCTTCGAATCCAGCCCGACGAGGGGATCTCGCTTCGGGTAGGGCTCAAGCCGCCAGGGCCGCACATCAGCCTGGTGCCGGCTCGATTGGGCTTCTCGTACCGGGAGGCTTTCGGAGTCGATCCCGAGGAGGCCTACGAGCGGCTGCTGCTGGACTGCATGCTCGGGGACTCGACGCTATTCATCCGGCGCGATGAGGTCGAGTCCGCATGGGCGCTGGTAACGCCGGTGGTTGAAGCCTGGGCCGCCGCCGGCCGGACCGGCCTAGCGTACTATCCCGCCGGTAGCTGGGGTCCAAAAGAAGCCGATCGCTTCATCGAGACCGACGGCCGGGAGTGGGTTAACCCGTAG
- a CDS encoding DUF4258 domain-containing protein: protein MLRRGFIDITVEFIREKVEQREFLLSFHAHQERQEEAIETAEIREALLDAEILESYPEDPRGASCLALGFSKGQPIHVVCGRSKSDWLLIITVYIPREPKWRDPRTRRREGVSE from the coding sequence TTGCTAAGGAGGGGCTTCATCGACATCACTGTCGAGTTTATCCGTGAGAAGGTTGAGCAACGTGAATTTCTCCTTTCCTTCCATGCCCATCAAGAACGGCAGGAAGAAGCAATAGAGACCGCTGAGATTCGAGAGGCACTTCTAGATGCTGAGATCCTTGAGAGTTATCCGGAGGACCCACGAGGTGCCTCCTGTCTCGCGCTCGGATTCTCGAAAGGTCAGCCAATTCATGTGGTATGCGGCCGCTCGAAGAGCGATTGGTTGCTGATCATCACGGTCTATATTCCGCGGGAACCGAAGTGGAGAGATCCCCGCACAAGAAGGCGGGAGGGGGTATCCGAATGA
- a CDS encoding DUF2283 domain-containing protein: MKAKYFPDTDTLLLQFSDAEIAETYDLNENVLVEVDKIGRLVSMTVEHAKEQMDVSEFSYQFAVT; encoded by the coding sequence ATGAAGGCAAAATACTTCCCCGACACTGACACATTGCTTCTCCAGTTCAGCGATGCGGAAATCGCGGAGACATATGATCTGAACGAGAACGTGCTCGTCGAAGTCGACAAGATCGGTCGTCTTGTGTCTATGACGGTGGAGCACGCGAAAGAGCAAATGGACGTTAGCGAATTTTCCTACCAATTCGCTGTGACCTAG
- a CDS encoding PIN domain nuclease encodes MILVDTSVWVDFLRGEDSSQRRLFHRLIEDEADISMTEIIFTEILQGIKNDGEFQAIRDYLLEFPLYTPKGIETYLHAARIYRNCRKKVKTVRRTIDCIIAAICIENDLTLLHKDSDFDLIQACTGLQVIQV; translated from the coding sequence GTGATCCTCGTGGACACCAGTGTATGGGTAGACTTCCTAAGGGGTGAGGATTCTTCCCAACGCCGGCTGTTCCACAGACTCATAGAGGACGAAGCAGATATCTCGATGACCGAGATTATCTTCACGGAGATCCTCCAGGGGATCAAGAATGACGGGGAATTTCAGGCGATAAGGGACTACCTTCTTGAGTTTCCGCTGTATACGCCGAAAGGCATCGAGACCTATCTCCACGCCGCCCGGATTTACAGGAACTGTCGAAAAAAAGTCAAGACCGTGAGGAGGACGATCGATTGCATCATCGCCGCCATATGCATTGAAAACGATCTTACCCTTCTTCATAAAGACAGCGACTTCGACCTCATTCAGGCCTGTACGGGGCTTCAGGTAATTCAGGTGTAA
- the pgl gene encoding 6-phosphogluconolactonase: MESGWRVGRFDDLLVLADQAALAQEAAERVVATAQEAVTRCGRFTVALAGGSTPKRLYSLLAAEPYCTRLPWHKTYVFWGDERTVPPEHPDSNFGMARATLLSRVPIPSDQIHRMQAERANLDAAARDYETEIARTFIAQSSGEPPVFDLILLGLGTDGHTASLFPYTRALRETIRWVAPNYILELKANRLTLTIPIINRAATVLFLVSGTDKAAMLQAVLEGPPDPERLPAQLIRPVAGRLVWLADQAAASRLGDKAP, from the coding sequence ATGGAAAGCGGGTGGAGGGTGGGGCGTTTCGACGACCTGCTGGTGTTAGCCGATCAGGCCGCCCTCGCTCAGGAGGCGGCGGAGCGGGTCGTTGCGACTGCCCAGGAGGCGGTGACCCGCTGTGGCCGCTTTACAGTGGCCCTGGCAGGCGGCTCCACTCCGAAACGCCTCTATTCGCTCCTGGCGGCGGAACCGTACTGCACCCGCCTGCCGTGGCACAAGACTTACGTCTTCTGGGGTGACGAGCGGACGGTGCCGCCGGAGCACCCGGACTCAAACTTCGGCATGGCTAGGGCGACTCTGCTCAGTCGCGTTCCGATTCCGTCAGATCAGATCCACCGGATGCAGGCCGAGCGGGCAAACCTGGACGCCGCAGCCCGCGACTACGAAACAGAGATCGCCCGTACCTTTATTGCACAGTCATCAGGTGAGCCGCCCGTGTTCGATCTTATTCTTCTGGGGTTGGGGACTGACGGCCACACCGCCTCGCTGTTCCCTTACACTCGAGCGCTTCGAGAGACCATACGGTGGGTGGCGCCCAACTACATCCTCGAGCTAAAGGCGAATCGCCTGACGCTCACTATACCCATCATCAACCGGGCCGCCACGGTGCTATTCCTCGTCTCAGGGACCGACAAGGCCGCTATGCTTCAGGCGGTTCTCGAAGGGCCGCCGGATCCCGAGCGGCTTCCGGCCCAGCTCATCCGACCGGTGGCGGGCCGGCTGGTGTGGCTGGCTGACCAGGCCGCCGCCAGTCGGCTTGGCGACAAAGCCCCATGA
- the gnd gene encoding decarboxylating 6-phosphogluconate dehydrogenase — MQLGMIGLGRMGANMVRRLLRGGHECVVFDAHADSVRQLASEGATAAMSLDEFARALTRPRAAWVMVPAGEPTEQTVSALAQRMEANDIIIDGGNSYYKDDVRRAKALQAQEIQYVDVGTSGGVWGLERGYCLMIGGAARAVERLEPIFKTLAPGPGNIPLTPGREKPGGAAEEGYLHCGPSGAGHFVKMVHNGIEYGLMQAYAEGFDILRNAVSKDLPEEYRYDFNVADVAEVWRRGSVIGSWLLDLTAMALAEDPTLSNYTGFVQDSGEGRWTIMAAIEEAVPADVLSASLYARFRSRQAHTFAEKLLSAMRQKFGGHVEPSAGG, encoded by the coding sequence ATGCAACTCGGGATGATCGGTCTGGGCAGGATGGGTGCCAACATGGTCCGCCGCCTGCTGCGTGGCGGGCATGAGTGTGTCGTATTCGACGCGCATGCCGATAGCGTGAGACAGTTGGCAAGCGAAGGCGCAACGGCCGCCATGTCGCTGGACGAGTTCGCGCGCGCCCTCACCAGGCCGCGGGCGGCATGGGTGATGGTGCCGGCAGGGGAGCCGACGGAGCAGACCGTTTCGGCGTTGGCACAGCGGATGGAGGCGAACGACATCATCATCGACGGCGGCAACTCCTACTACAAGGATGATGTGCGCCGCGCAAAGGCGCTCCAGGCCCAAGAGATCCAGTACGTGGATGTGGGCACCAGCGGCGGGGTCTGGGGGCTGGAGCGCGGCTACTGCCTGATGATCGGCGGCGCGGCGCGCGCAGTCGAGCGCCTGGAGCCGATCTTCAAGACGCTCGCGCCGGGGCCGGGCAACATCCCGCTCACCCCCGGTCGCGAGAAGCCGGGCGGCGCGGCAGAGGAGGGCTACCTGCACTGCGGCCCTTCCGGCGCCGGCCATTTCGTCAAGATGGTTCACAACGGCATTGAGTACGGCCTGATGCAGGCCTACGCGGAGGGTTTCGACATCCTGCGCAATGCGGTCTCAAAGGACCTTCCTGAGGAGTACCGGTATGACTTCAACGTGGCGGACGTTGCGGAGGTATGGCGGCGCGGCAGCGTCATTGGATCGTGGCTGCTCGATCTGACGGCGATGGCGCTCGCGGAAGATCCCACGTTGTCGAACTATACGGGGTTCGTCCAGGATTCCGGTGAGGGACGCTGGACGATCATGGCGGCCATTGAAGAGGCGGTGCCGGCCGATGTGCTGTCGGCGTCATTGTACGCGCGCTTTCGTTCCCGGCAGGCGCACACCTTTGCCGAGAAGCTGCTGTCGGCAATGCGGCAGAAGTTCGGCGGGCATGTCGAACCTTCCGCCGGGGGATAA
- a CDS encoding bifunctional transaldolase/phosoglucose isomerase, which yields MNRLRALCEYGQSVWLDYIRRGLITSGELQGLVDEDGLRGITSNPAIFEKAITGSTDYAEALTRLERQRDLDAKSRYEQLAIRDIQDAADLLRPVYEQTKRRDGFVSLEVSPYLSQDTQATMDEARRLWKIVGRPNVMIKVPGTPEGIPAVTTLIGEGININVTLLFSQQVYEQVAGAYIAGLEALVARGGDPGAVSSVASFFISRIDTAIDIMLSARLKSAASIADQAMLQRLLGKVAIANGKLTYQRYKAIFSGERWQALARQGAYTQRVLWASTSTKNPNYRDVIYVEELIGPDTVNTIPSTTLEAFRDHGQPRPSLEEDIEGARNTMVTLEQVGISMAEVTDRLLNDGVQLFAEAFDKLLLAVDKRCQSVEGVIVSRQTYALSDDLAASVRAALEAWRVGGKVRRLWARDATLWTGTDEGGWLGWLGVAEDHQAVPHLRAIAEEVRRAKFSHALLLGMGGSSLCPQMVARTFGRQDGYPELHILDSTDPAQIRAFERNVDLANTIFIVSSKSGTTLEPNIFTHYFFERVGQVIGTDKAGSRFIAITDPGSTLQQLAERLRFRHILYGLSSIGGRYSALSDFGLAPAMIMGVDAPKLLDRAEEMAHACASCVPVEENPGVVLGTILGMLATHGRDKVTIIASPGIRHFGAWLEQLLAESTGKVGKGLIPVDGESVGSPEVYGADRVFVYLKMTSATDPLQDAALEALERAGQPVIRISLADPFDLGAEFFRWEIATAVAGSILGINPFNQPDVEASKVATRQLMADYERTGSLTPEVPILQERGITLFSDERNAAALEEATGADRSLVGYLRAHLNRLGPGDYFALLAYIEMNDAHERALQLLRHAVRDNTRVATCVGFGPRFLHSTGQAYKGGPNTGVFLQITCDDALDLPVPGHRYSFGIVKAAQARGDLQVLAERNRRALRVHLGSDVETGLVTLHTAIQQALR from the coding sequence ATGAACCGTTTACGAGCGTTGTGCGAGTACGGACAGTCGGTCTGGCTGGATTATATCCGGCGAGGTCTCATCACGAGCGGCGAATTGCAAGGTCTGGTAGATGAAGACGGACTGCGAGGTATCACCTCAAACCCGGCCATCTTCGAGAAGGCGATCACCGGGAGCACCGACTACGCAGAAGCCCTTACCCGCCTCGAGCGGCAAAGGGATCTGGACGCCAAGTCGCGCTACGAGCAGTTGGCGATCCGGGACATTCAGGATGCCGCCGATCTGTTGCGGCCTGTCTATGAGCAGACTAAGCGACGGGACGGCTTCGTGAGCCTGGAGGTCTCGCCCTACCTCTCCCAGGATACGCAGGCTACGATGGATGAGGCGCGAAGGCTGTGGAAGATCGTTGGACGCCCGAACGTGATGATCAAGGTCCCGGGTACGCCGGAGGGTATCCCTGCCGTCACGACGCTCATCGGCGAGGGGATCAACATCAATGTAACGCTCCTCTTCTCCCAACAGGTCTATGAGCAGGTTGCCGGCGCCTACATAGCGGGACTCGAAGCGCTCGTCGCGCGGGGCGGCGATCCGGGCGCCGTTTCGAGCGTTGCGAGCTTCTTCATCAGTCGCATCGATACCGCTATTGACATCATGCTCAGCGCACGACTGAAAAGTGCTGCAAGCATCGCCGATCAGGCAATGCTCCAACGCCTGCTGGGCAAAGTCGCCATCGCGAACGGCAAGCTGACCTACCAACGGTATAAGGCGATCTTCAGCGGAGAGCGGTGGCAGGCGCTGGCGAGGCAGGGCGCGTACACGCAGCGCGTGTTGTGGGCCAGTACGAGTACCAAGAACCCGAATTACCGCGACGTGATCTATGTGGAGGAACTGATCGGCCCTGATACGGTAAACACGATACCGTCCACAACGTTGGAGGCGTTCCGGGATCATGGACAGCCACGACCAAGCCTCGAGGAGGACATCGAGGGGGCGCGCAACACTATGGTGACCCTCGAGCAGGTGGGCATCTCGATGGCGGAGGTCACCGATCGATTACTGAACGACGGCGTACAGTTGTTCGCCGAGGCATTTGACAAGCTGCTGCTCGCGGTGGACAAGCGGTGTCAATCGGTCGAGGGCGTCATAGTCAGCCGCCAGACTTACGCACTGTCGGATGATCTCGCCGCCTCTGTCAGGGCGGCGCTCGAAGCGTGGCGTGTCGGCGGCAAGGTACGAAGATTGTGGGCGCGCGACGCCACCCTTTGGACCGGAACGGACGAAGGGGGGTGGCTGGGTTGGTTGGGCGTTGCCGAGGACCATCAAGCGGTACCCCATCTGCGGGCTATTGCTGAGGAGGTAAGGCGCGCGAAGTTCTCGCATGCGCTGCTGCTGGGGATGGGAGGCTCCAGCCTCTGCCCCCAGATGGTGGCCAGGACATTCGGCAGGCAGGACGGCTACCCTGAGCTTCACATATTGGACTCGACCGACCCTGCTCAGATCAGAGCCTTCGAACGGAACGTGGACCTTGCCAATACAATCTTTATTGTGTCGAGCAAGTCAGGCACCACCCTGGAGCCGAACATCTTTACCCACTATTTCTTTGAGCGCGTGGGGCAGGTCATCGGCACCGACAAGGCAGGGAGTCGGTTTATCGCCATTACCGACCCGGGCTCGACGTTGCAGCAGCTCGCTGAGCGCCTGCGCTTTCGTCATATCCTCTATGGGCTCTCAAGCATCGGTGGCCGTTACTCGGCCCTCTCGGATTTCGGCCTGGCGCCGGCAATGATTATGGGAGTAGACGCGCCGAAACTGTTGGATCGCGCCGAGGAGATGGCGCACGCCTGCGCCTCATGCGTCCCGGTCGAGGAGAACCCCGGCGTTGTCCTGGGTACCATCCTCGGTATGCTTGCCACACACGGACGTGACAAAGTAACGATCATCGCCTCGCCAGGTATCCGACACTTCGGCGCATGGCTGGAGCAACTACTTGCCGAATCAACCGGGAAAGTCGGGAAGGGGCTGATCCCCGTCGATGGTGAGTCGGTGGGTTCTCCGGAGGTCTACGGCGCCGATCGCGTTTTCGTCTACCTCAAGATGACATCCGCCACGGATCCTTTACAGGATGCCGCGCTGGAAGCCCTCGAACGGGCCGGTCAGCCTGTGATCCGGATTTCGCTTGCCGATCCCTTCGACTTGGGAGCCGAGTTCTTCCGGTGGGAGATCGCGACTGCGGTGGCCGGATCGATCCTCGGCATCAACCCCTTCAATCAACCCGACGTTGAAGCGAGCAAGGTGGCAACGCGGCAATTGATGGCGGACTATGAGCGGACGGGTTCGCTCACGCCGGAAGTCCCGATCCTGCAGGAGCGCGGTATCACACTGTTCAGTGACGAGCGCAACGCCGCGGCGCTGGAAGAGGCCACAGGAGCTGATCGGTCGCTCGTCGGGTATCTCAGGGCGCACCTGAACCGACTCGGGCCGGGCGATTACTTCGCCCTGCTGGCCTATATCGAGATGAACGACGCTCATGAACGCGCGCTTCAACTCCTGCGTCACGCTGTCCGCGACAACACGCGTGTGGCGACGTGCGTGGGTTTTGGTCCGCGCTTCCTGCACTCAACCGGTCAAGCCTACAAGGGCGGACCGAACACGGGTGTCTTTCTACAGATCACCTGCGACGACGCCCTCGACCTGCCTGTCCCCGGACACCGGTACAGCTTCGGCATAGTCAAGGCCGCGCAGGCGCGCGGCGACCTCCAGGTCCTGGCGGAGCGCAATCGCCGGGCGTTACGGGTTCATCTGGGTTCAGATGTGGAGACCGGCCTGGTAACACTCCACACCGCAATACAGCAAGCATTACGCTGA
- a CDS encoding trypsin-like peptidase domain-containing protein gives MKRQMRMIALLVGLTLIAPRLSWGEAYTAIEKRFIPLLEQARTIRDKEEQTQSVAGIGKMMCQSFPKEPGVRVLQEALTLSRAIASPLARSMQQYWIAVSLAGECGEIDEAIGIARGIDDLNQRVNALQAIEKIQKEAEKESINVVRPEEEEMRRTLEQAPPFLVTVENVDGEGSVKSFAHGFIADPRGYVLTNAHLDKGGNIRVMHLGKEYSADIVKRLGSSDILLLRLQKVARSLPAATLPDRPELIQNDTVVGTVCGPVGGVRKRVGIFEKSLNGGQAFSADFQSDGIEQGCSGAPLLNLKREVVGMVYGVSPNDRFGFAKPSTELRKILEKALK, from the coding sequence ATGAAACGCCAGATGAGGATGATCGCCTTGCTCGTGGGCCTTACGCTCATCGCGCCTCGATTAAGCTGGGGCGAAGCTTACACAGCAATCGAGAAAAGGTTTATCCCTCTGCTGGAGCAGGCTCGGACGATTCGTGACAAGGAGGAGCAGACCCAATCGGTTGCCGGCATCGGGAAGATGATGTGTCAGTCGTTTCCAAAAGAACCGGGGGTTCGAGTGCTTCAGGAGGCCCTGACCCTTTCGCGAGCCATCGCCTCACCGTTAGCACGTTCCATGCAGCAGTACTGGATTGCCGTCTCGCTTGCGGGGGAATGCGGCGAGATCGATGAGGCGATCGGCATTGCCCGGGGCATCGATGATCTCAATCAGCGCGTTAACGCCCTTCAGGCCATCGAGAAGATTCAAAAAGAGGCGGAGAAAGAGAGCATCAACGTCGTGCGCCCTGAGGAAGAAGAAATGCGGCGGACACTGGAGCAAGCGCCGCCGTTCCTTGTAACCGTTGAGAATGTGGATGGCGAAGGAAGCGTTAAAAGTTTTGCGCACGGATTTATTGCGGACCCTCGAGGGTATGTGCTTACCAATGCGCATCTGGACAAAGGCGGCAATATCCGGGTGATGCACCTTGGCAAGGAATACAGCGCAGACATCGTAAAGCGTCTGGGGAGTTCCGATATCCTCCTGCTCCGATTGCAGAAAGTCGCGCGATCACTTCCGGCCGCCACTCTGCCTGATCGGCCGGAACTCATCCAGAATGATACGGTTGTCGGCACCGTGTGTGGTCCGGTCGGGGGCGTCAGAAAACGGGTCGGGATTTTCGAAAAGTCGTTGAATGGCGGACAGGCATTCAGCGCGGACTTTCAGTCCGACGGTATTGAACAAGGCTGCAGCGGAGCCCCTCTCCTCAACCTCAAGCGTGAGGTGGTGGGGATGGTGTACGGGGTGTCCCCCAATGACCGATTCGGCTTCGCGAAACCCAGCACCGAGCTGCGCAAAATCCTTGAAAAGGCCCTGAAGTGA
- a CDS encoding type II toxin-antitoxin system VapC family toxin has protein sequence MKCFLDTNIFMYAAGREHPLKAPCVAILRRVALEELEALTNAEVLQEILYRYSAIGEMERGLHLAQLIVDQVGGEILPITLADMQRAFNLVVRYGTTIKSRDAVYAATALNHGVKHIVSVDSHFDVIEEITRVDPRKVTRLKI, from the coding sequence GTGAAGTGCTTCCTGGACACCAACATCTTCATGTACGCCGCTGGCCGAGAGCATCCCCTGAAAGCCCCGTGTGTCGCGATCCTCAGGCGGGTAGCCCTCGAGGAGCTGGAGGCCCTGACCAACGCGGAGGTACTTCAGGAGATCCTCTATCGATATAGTGCCATCGGGGAAATGGAACGGGGTCTCCACCTGGCTCAGTTGATCGTAGATCAGGTCGGCGGAGAGATCCTCCCGATAACCCTGGCAGACATGCAGCGTGCCTTCAATCTGGTGGTGCGCTATGGAACAACGATTAAAAGCCGTGATGCGGTCTATGCCGCTACCGCACTGAACCATGGCGTGAAGCACATTGTCAGCGTCGACAGCCACTTTGATGTCATCGAGGAGATCACCCGTGTGGATCCTCGGAAGGTAACTCGGCTGAAGATATGA
- a CDS encoding type II toxin-antitoxin system MqsA family antitoxin → MNSQYGDCYYCGGEVLEREVDLEFRWGGRLFIIESVPTGVCRQCGERFFTAAVSEELDRLAKSTQVDRLIEVPVKVFQKAAA, encoded by the coding sequence ATGAACAGTCAATATGGAGACTGTTACTACTGTGGGGGAGAGGTGTTGGAACGAGAGGTGGATCTTGAGTTCCGCTGGGGGGGCAGGCTCTTCATTATCGAGAGCGTTCCCACCGGGGTCTGCCGGCAGTGCGGCGAAAGGTTTTTCACGGCTGCGGTGTCGGAAGAGCTCGATCGGTTGGCGAAGTCAACCCAGGTCGATCGATTGATTGAGGTGCCCGTCAAGGTCTTTCAGAAAGCTGCCGCGTGA
- a CDS encoding type II toxin-antitoxin system VapB family antitoxin: MLRTNIELDQELVNEAMKLTHLKTKKELVNYALKELVRKVKRKNLLSLEGKVKWEGNLYEMRKSRV, from the coding sequence ATGCTCAGAACGAATATCGAACTTGACCAAGAACTCGTAAACGAGGCGATGAAGCTCACCCATCTGAAGACCAAGAAGGAACTTGTCAACTACGCCCTCAAAGAACTCGTGCGTAAGGTCAAGCGAAAGAATCTTCTCTCGCTTGAGGGCAAGGTGAAATGGGAAGGCAACCTCTATGAGATGAGGAAAAGCAGAGTGTGA